A DNA window from Providencia huaxiensis contains the following coding sequences:
- a CDS encoding replication endonuclease: protein MSKILDFTVQPITYTADMVFPYPWNKPTENNYYKADIDALEKSLTHEQQIHAQAILGEIESLPRILCYRIQKHYEYIIKESGHYKAYEFLRSDFYKRIFPRITAVNSRYELKTKALLTLSTRFTPEISQFNRLFDLYDKPIKKLAEHISSGFFTLYETYCEQLTKQNDGDREIIYEDSAQTQIYGALAELSLNLHVTPLYHQSYLKVLKNRKRRRGKQNLTTHQVIAAISRLVNADYWHRKLKAHRTQWIEAIMIANMDVCINRHPYASKQAIRAVQAQRLSNMQYLQGMDIQDVETGERFDLFDKVMASVSNPEIRRMELMAQMAGIERVAKERGDIGMFITLTCPSKYHPTKQRKEKNKETGKDDYYAVLNHKWKDEAYTPKDGQRYLVKVWSRIRSAFNDNNINIYGVRVVEPHHDGTPHWHMLLFVDKASRAKAIDIMRKRALKEDGNEAGAQKYRFECKHMNRGGAVGYIAKYIAKNIDGYALDGEVDHETGKDLKSMAAAVTAWASTWRIPQFQFYKLPSKGAYRECRRLPRGISIADKLGDVAERVRAAADEGDFFNYVMSQGGPCIRRSEETIRVAREIGDVNVYGEEVQMVVGVYHQLKADTPVLKTRERKYQIVKKSAVDVDFNLLKSDSGATRSPVNNCRSRIISNLSDVQFYEPEHGSGEVCNIKEYGFAFIETDAQNAVGSEISQGKQQRQVSNIELSEGDKEIQSKIIAFANEVGFEFNIPHVEIMFTRGMGISDSIYHMKFDGKCLRLELTENGKEQQKQKLLERKDAIKNQYYQRCINVLERVAVRKK from the coding sequence ATGTCTAAGATATTAGATTTTACCGTTCAGCCGATAACTTATACCGCGGATATGGTTTTTCCGTATCCGTGGAATAAGCCAACAGAAAACAACTATTACAAAGCTGATATTGATGCGCTTGAAAAATCCCTTACACATGAACAACAAATTCATGCGCAAGCGATTTTAGGTGAGATTGAATCATTACCGCGCATTTTGTGTTATCGTATTCAAAAGCATTATGAATACATCATTAAAGAGTCAGGCCACTATAAAGCTTATGAATTTTTACGCTCTGATTTTTATAAGCGGATATTTCCACGTATCACCGCGGTTAATTCACGATATGAATTAAAAACGAAAGCACTATTGACACTTTCAACTCGCTTTACACCTGAAATCAGTCAATTTAACCGGTTGTTTGACCTTTATGACAAACCAATCAAAAAGCTTGCTGAACACATTTCTAGTGGCTTTTTCACATTGTATGAAACCTATTGTGAGCAGTTAACAAAGCAAAACGACGGTGACCGCGAAATCATCTATGAAGATTCAGCACAAACTCAAATTTACGGGGCATTGGCAGAATTATCTCTAAATTTGCATGTCACACCGCTTTATCACCAAAGTTATCTCAAAGTTTTAAAAAACCGAAAGCGCCGCAGAGGGAAGCAAAACCTAACCACGCACCAAGTGATCGCAGCTATTTCTCGCCTTGTAAATGCAGATTACTGGCACCGAAAGCTAAAAGCCCATAGAACACAATGGATTGAGGCAATCATGATTGCCAATATGGATGTGTGCATTAATCGCCACCCATACGCCAGCAAACAAGCTATCCGCGCGGTTCAAGCACAGCGTTTATCCAACATGCAATATTTACAGGGTATGGATATTCAAGATGTTGAAACCGGTGAGCGTTTTGATCTGTTCGATAAAGTGATGGCCAGTGTGTCAAACCCTGAAATTCGCCGCATGGAATTAATGGCGCAAATGGCAGGGATTGAGCGCGTGGCAAAAGAACGCGGTGATATCGGGATGTTTATCACTTTGACGTGCCCGTCAAAGTACCACCCGACGAAGCAACGTAAAGAGAAAAATAAAGAAACCGGAAAAGATGATTATTACGCCGTACTAAACCATAAATGGAAAGATGAAGCCTACACACCAAAAGACGGACAGCGATATTTAGTCAAAGTGTGGTCACGCATTCGTTCTGCTTTTAATGATAACAATATCAATATTTATGGTGTTCGTGTTGTCGAGCCGCATCATGACGGCACCCCACACTGGCATATGCTGCTTTTTGTTGATAAGGCCAGCCGAGCAAAAGCCATTGATATTATGCGTAAACGTGCCCTGAAAGAGGATGGTAACGAAGCGGGCGCACAAAAATACCGATTTGAATGTAAGCATATGAACCGCGGCGGTGCCGTGGGTTACATAGCTAAATATATCGCTAAAAATATCGATGGGTATGCCCTTGATGGTGAAGTAGACCACGAAACGGGTAAAGATTTAAAAAGTATGGCGGCAGCCGTGACCGCGTGGGCTTCAACGTGGCGCATCCCACAGTTTCAATTCTATAAGCTTCCCTCTAAAGGCGCGTACCGTGAATGCCGCCGCTTACCTCGTGGTATTTCCATTGCTGACAAACTTGGTGATGTTGCCGAACGTGTCCGAGCTGCCGCCGATGAGGGTGATTTTTTTAATTACGTCATGTCACAAGGTGGCCCATGTATCCGCAGAAGTGAAGAGACAATACGTGTTGCCCGTGAAATCGGTGACGTCAATGTTTACGGCGAGGAAGTTCAAATGGTTGTGGGTGTTTACCATCAACTCAAAGCAGATACCCCTGTACTTAAAACCCGTGAAAGAAAATACCAAATCGTCAAGAAAAGCGCCGTTGACGTTGATTTTAATCTTTTAAAGAGCGACAGCGGAGCGACTCGGAGTCCTGTCAATAACTGTAGATCGCGGATCATATCCAATCTATCAGATGTGCAATTTTACGAGCCTGAGCACGGCTCAGGTGAAGTATGTAACATTAAGGAATATGGGTTTGCGTTTATAGAAACGGATGCTCAGAACGCGGTAGGGAGTGAAATATCGCAAGGTAAACAACAAAGACAGGTTTCAAACATTGAATTAAGTGAGGGTGATAAGGAAATACAGTCAAAAATTATCGCTTTTGCGAATGAAGTTGGTTTTGAATTTAACATTCCACACGTTGAAATCATGTTTACAAGAGGAATGGGGATAAGTGACAGTATTTATCACATGAAATTTGATGGAAAATGCTTGAGATTAGAGCTGACAGAAAATGGTAAAGAACAACAGAAACAAAAATTACTGGAAAGAAAAGATGCTATTAAAAATCAATATTATCAACGATGTATTAATGTTTTAGAAAGAGTTGCGGTGAGAAAAAAATAA
- a CDS encoding P-loop ATPase, Sll1717 family — MNMHIFRNNDEIGKLEAESDSYLDSCFYETNIFKGIMNFDSSEKNPDFTKRIIVGRTGSGKSALLRKILDEGSIKIYDKIEAENTIFEHVKNNVFISSLSDRGIDLRVFYKSLWLHALLIKVIPALHRSSYQSFFNYIKELIGGKKKPYSPELANEYIDQFKDTFFNDKALVEISNKMQQELSSKIAMSGIDIAGKLGREDTQKIQSETSSYVSRELIRKQKELIKILNEEFSEAGQFRIIISIDDLDRSWLSSSDIRYDFINALLEAFRELLNIKSVKILISIRTDILMGIYNKTLRQDEKDQSLIYAISWNKTEIREIIDKRINHLVKNKYQSAKNISMKDIFDFDIDGVSADDYILDRTMLRPRDAISFVNYCLKECDGNVSIDKDIVLIAEEKYFSSRKRALVSEWVSIYKNISIYVDSLSLLPISEFSTDLIDESKKNLILTYILDKVASTDDELHSKIVMNFDELVNVWFIVGVIGIKRTQSLFIYSSYDKPNLDITDMKRTFVIHPLFDRT; from the coding sequence ATGAATATGCATATATTTAGAAATAATGATGAGATTGGTAAGTTAGAAGCAGAATCTGACTCATATTTAGATTCTTGTTTCTACGAAACCAATATTTTTAAAGGAATAATGAACTTTGATTCATCTGAAAAAAATCCTGATTTTACTAAAAGAATTATCGTTGGAAGAACTGGAAGTGGTAAATCAGCACTTCTAAGAAAAATACTTGATGAAGGAAGTATAAAAATTTACGATAAAATTGAAGCAGAAAACACTATATTTGAACATGTAAAAAATAATGTGTTTATTTCTTCACTCAGCGATAGAGGAATTGATTTAAGAGTATTTTACAAATCATTATGGTTACATGCTCTACTTATCAAGGTGATACCTGCGCTACACAGGTCAAGCTACCAAAGTTTTTTTAACTATATTAAAGAGCTTATAGGTGGTAAGAAAAAACCTTATAGTCCTGAGCTGGCTAATGAATATATCGATCAATTTAAAGATACTTTTTTTAATGATAAAGCTTTAGTTGAGATCAGTAATAAAATGCAACAAGAGCTTTCAAGTAAAATAGCTATGAGCGGAATAGACATTGCCGGTAAGCTTGGCCGGGAAGATACTCAAAAAATACAGTCAGAAACATCTAGTTATGTTAGTAGAGAGTTAATTAGGAAGCAAAAAGAACTAATTAAGATTTTAAATGAAGAATTTTCAGAGGCTGGTCAATTTAGAATCATAATAAGTATTGATGACCTAGATCGTTCATGGTTAAGCTCAAGTGACATACGATATGATTTTATAAATGCTTTACTTGAAGCATTTAGAGAGTTACTTAATATTAAATCTGTAAAAATATTAATCTCGATAAGAACAGATATTCTCATGGGTATTTACAATAAAACCTTAAGACAAGATGAAAAAGACCAATCACTAATATATGCAATTTCATGGAATAAAACAGAAATACGAGAAATTATTGATAAGCGTATTAATCATTTAGTTAAAAACAAGTATCAGAGTGCTAAAAATATTTCGATGAAAGATATTTTTGATTTTGATATAGATGGAGTATCCGCTGACGATTATATATTAGATAGAACTATGTTACGTCCTCGAGATGCTATCAGCTTTGTTAACTATTGCCTCAAAGAATGCGATGGCAATGTCAGCATTGATAAGGATATTGTTTTGATAGCAGAAGAAAAATACTTTTCTTCAAGAAAAAGAGCGTTAGTTTCTGAATGGGTTAGTATCTATAAAAATATATCAATCTATGTCGATTCATTATCTCTTTTACCTATTTCTGAGTTCTCTACTGATTTAATTGATGAATCTAAGAAAAATCTTATCTTAACCTATATACTTGACAAAGTTGCTTCAACTGACGATGAACTGCATTCGAAAATAGTCATGAATTTCGATGAGCTAGTAAATGTTTGGTTTATTGTTGGAGTAATTGGGATAAAAAGAACTCAATCATTGTTCATATATTCATCATATGATAAACCAAATTTAGATATAACCGATATGAAACGGACATTTGTTATTCATCCTCTATTTGATAGAACATAA